A part of Desulfotomaculum nigrificans DSM 574 genomic DNA contains:
- a CDS encoding transcriptional regulator — translation MTELTISQYFKEVGNRLPEEADRVLRALIDEGKMNKEELSLTAKVKRAVLDHVVMQLFALGLVEVTSEGKSKICSLTKLGEDYLELMKPAI, via the coding sequence ATGACTGAACTTACTATCTCTCAATATTTTAAGGAAGTGGGCAACAGGTTACCGGAGGAAGCAGACAGAGTGCTGCGGGCTCTCATTGATGAAGGTAAAATGAATAAGGAAGAACTGTCCTTGACTGCTAAAGTTAAACGGGCAGTGCTGGACCATGTGGTTATGCAACTGTTTGCCCTGGGCCTGGTGGAGGTCACTTCCGAGGGCAAAAGCAAGATTTGCTCGTTAACCAAGCTGGGTGAAGATTACCTGGAATTAATGAAACCAGCTATTTAA
- a CDS encoding RelA/SpoT family protein, giving the protein MSSLFELEQKILLYNPSADIAFLRKAYNFAENAHRGQKRISGEDYIVHPLAIAIILAELQLDIKTVAAGLLHDVVEDTGVTLADIENNFGSEVARMVDGVTKLGKLQFQSREERQAENLRKMFLAMAKDIRVILIKLADRLHNLRTLQFQSERKQKEVAEETLVFFAPLAHRLGIYKIKWELEDLSFRYKEPEQYQHLKMQIAKTRAKREEYIQEVIRLLAEKLNAVNIRAEIQGRPKNLYSIYQKMVEQQKELKDIFDVQAVRVLVDTVKDCYGALGIAHTLWKPIPGRFKDYIAMPKSNMYQSLHTTVIGPNGEPVEIQIRTWDMHRVAEYGIAAHWKYKEGKQGDQDLDKKLAWLRQMMDFQHDARDAREFMENLKIDLFSQSVFVFTPKGDVMELPAGATPLDFAYRIHTDVGHRTVGAKVNGRIVPLDYKLKNGNIIEIITSKASSGPSRDWLNIVKTSQAKNRIRQWFKKERREENIARGRDALEREARKQGLELEVVRGEKLQEYAKRIAQPSVDDLYAAIGDGQILPSQVVAKLREEYRSEREQRPLAEEMMKKAEGKASEWGKPTQGIKVKGIDNLLIRLAHCCNPVPGDPIVGYITRGRGVSIHRADCANIAPIKTEEPERVVEVAWDKDFQSPFQVKLEVTGMDRPGFLNDVLNVLMDLKINASWVNARTRKDQIATVGLAMQVRNTEQLEYLINKINKVKDVYGVRRVSTG; this is encoded by the coding sequence ATGTCTTCACTGTTTGAACTGGAACAAAAAATTTTACTGTATAACCCTTCGGCGGATATAGCTTTTCTGCGTAAGGCTTATAATTTTGCAGAAAACGCTCATCGGGGGCAGAAACGTATTTCCGGCGAGGATTACATTGTGCATCCTCTGGCCATCGCCATTATCCTGGCCGAACTGCAGCTGGATATAAAGACAGTGGCAGCTGGATTACTGCATGATGTGGTGGAGGATACCGGTGTAACTCTGGCTGACATTGAAAATAATTTCGGCAGTGAAGTTGCCCGGATGGTGGACGGGGTCACCAAATTAGGTAAACTCCAATTTCAGTCCAGAGAAGAACGGCAGGCGGAAAATCTGCGTAAAATGTTCCTGGCTATGGCCAAGGATATTCGAGTAATCTTGATCAAACTGGCTGACCGACTGCATAACTTAAGAACGTTGCAGTTTCAGTCCGAACGAAAGCAAAAGGAAGTGGCGGAGGAAACCCTGGTTTTCTTTGCCCCACTGGCCCACCGGCTGGGTATTTACAAGATTAAGTGGGAGCTAGAGGACCTTTCCTTCCGCTACAAGGAGCCGGAACAATACCAGCACTTAAAAATGCAAATTGCCAAGACCAGAGCCAAACGGGAAGAATATATCCAGGAAGTCATCAGGTTGTTGGCTGAGAAGCTTAATGCTGTTAACATTAGGGCGGAAATTCAGGGTCGGCCCAAAAACCTTTACTCCATTTACCAAAAGATGGTGGAACAGCAGAAAGAATTAAAGGATATTTTTGATGTGCAGGCAGTGCGGGTGCTGGTGGACACGGTAAAGGACTGTTATGGTGCCTTGGGTATTGCTCACACTCTTTGGAAACCCATTCCAGGGCGGTTCAAAGATTATATCGCTATGCCCAAGTCCAACATGTATCAGTCGTTGCACACCACGGTTATCGGCCCCAACGGGGAGCCGGTGGAAATCCAAATTCGTACCTGGGATATGCACCGGGTGGCGGAATATGGTATTGCCGCCCACTGGAAGTATAAAGAAGGCAAGCAGGGCGATCAAGATTTGGATAAAAAATTAGCCTGGCTGCGGCAAATGATGGACTTTCAGCATGATGCCCGGGATGCCAGGGAATTTATGGAGAACTTGAAGATTGATTTGTTCTCCCAATCTGTGTTTGTCTTTACCCCCAAGGGGGATGTCATGGAATTACCCGCCGGAGCCACCCCCCTGGATTTTGCCTACCGCATTCACACCGATGTGGGGCACCGCACGGTGGGGGCCAAGGTTAACGGGCGTATCGTGCCCCTGGACTATAAACTTAAAAACGGTAATATCATTGAAATAATTACCTCCAAGGCCAGTAGCGGCCCTAGCAGAGACTGGTTAAACATTGTTAAAACCTCCCAGGCCAAAAACCGTATCAGACAATGGTTTAAAAAGGAAAGACGGGAGGAAAACATTGCCCGGGGCAGAGATGCTCTGGAGCGGGAGGCCCGCAAACAAGGGCTGGAACTGGAGGTGGTACGGGGGGAAAAATTACAGGAATATGCGAAGAGAATTGCCCAACCTTCAGTGGACGATTTATATGCGGCCATAGGTGACGGCCAGATTCTGCCCAGCCAGGTGGTGGCCAAACTGCGGGAGGAATACCGCAGTGAAAGGGAGCAGCGGCCGCTGGCCGAGGAAATGATGAAAAAGGCCGAGGGTAAGGCTTCCGAATGGGGTAAGCCAACCCAGGGTATCAAGGTTAAAGGCATTGATAACCTGTTGATACGTTTGGCCCACTGCTGTAATCCTGTTCCCGGTGACCCCATTGTGGGTTATATCACCAGAGGCCGGGGGGTTTCCATTCACCGGGCCGACTGTGCCAATATTGCCCCCATCAAGACGGAGGAACCCGAACGGGTGGTGGAAGTGGCCTGGGATAAAGACTTTCAGTCCCCCTTCCAGGTGAAGCTGGAGGTAACCGGTATGGACCGGCCCGGCTTCCTAAACGATGTATTAAACGTGCTGATGGATCTTAAGATTAATGCCAGCTGGGTTAATGCCCGTACCAGAAAAGATCAAATTGCCACCGTAGGCTTAGCCATGCAAGTCCGCAACACGGAGCAACTGGAATACTTGATTAACAAAATTAATAAGGTGAAGGATGTGTATGGAGTAAGGAGGGTGTCTACGGGATAA
- a CDS encoding zf-HC2 domain-containing protein — MTCPDKGTWQAYLDNEVSATEKDKLREHAASCPQCLTMLTRMSELADWSANRLAIYQSAIDQVVGSTVHQPGQRNSINGELKGGSWMKRGIKKWTAAAASVAILAGALTFAPVQQAVADFLSVFRVQQVQTIKVNPSEMEQMAKAIESQVGEVDLQQFGKVEVTKQPKVVKVSLAEAQGQVPFKLKQPTFVPANYTLANQVTVHQDGDASFRLNVDKSNALLKSLGAKNMLPEELQGKAFHIHMPAGVHMQFMLQNGNRGFTLSQFSSPEVTVPTEVDPQTLRAALLDLPILPNDLRTQLANIEDWQHTLVIPETEGLEKINIAGHEAIFARGRGSDYISMLWVDNGIIYQLRGLIDRGTAIKVAESLQ; from the coding sequence ATGACATGTCCGGATAAAGGCACCTGGCAGGCATACTTGGATAATGAAGTTTCAGCTACAGAAAAAGATAAGTTGAGGGAACATGCGGCAAGCTGTCCCCAATGTTTAACAATGTTGACACGGATGTCTGAGCTGGCTGATTGGTCGGCCAATCGTTTGGCCATTTACCAATCTGCCATTGATCAAGTGGTTGGGTCAACAGTGCATCAACCGGGACAAAGGAACAGCATCAACGGTGAATTAAAGGGAGGATCATGGATGAAAAGAGGAATTAAAAAATGGACAGCAGCAGCTGCTTCCGTGGCTATATTGGCCGGGGCCCTCACATTTGCCCCAGTACAACAAGCAGTTGCTGATTTTCTATCGGTTTTCCGGGTGCAGCAGGTGCAAACTATTAAAGTGAATCCCAGTGAAATGGAACAGATGGCCAAGGCCATCGAGTCGCAAGTAGGAGAAGTGGACTTGCAGCAATTTGGTAAAGTAGAAGTTACCAAACAACCTAAGGTGGTTAAAGTTTCCTTGGCTGAGGCCCAGGGTCAGGTTCCTTTTAAGCTTAAACAACCGACCTTTGTACCAGCAAATTACACCCTGGCTAACCAGGTTACGGTACATCAAGACGGTGATGCCTCATTCCGCCTTAACGTAGATAAATCTAACGCCTTACTTAAAAGCTTAGGTGCTAAGAACATGTTACCGGAAGAACTACAGGGAAAAGCCTTCCACATTCATATGCCAGCCGGTGTACACATGCAGTTTATGCTACAAAATGGTAATAGAGGTTTCACTCTTAGTCAATTTAGCAGCCCGGAGGTAACCGTGCCCACCGAAGTTGATCCCCAGACCCTACGGGCAGCCCTGTTAGATCTACCTATTTTACCCAATGACCTGCGCACCCAGTTAGCCAATATCGAGGATTGGCAACATACCTTGGTAATTCCTGAAACCGAGGGCTTGGAGAAAATTAATATTGCCGGTCATGAGGCTATTTTTGCCCGGGGTCGGGGCAGCGATTATATTAGCATGCTTTGGGTTGACAATGGAATAATTTACCAATTGCGTGGCCTCATTGACCGGGGCACTGCTATAAAGGTAGCTGAATCCCTGCAGTAG
- a CDS encoding amino acid ABC transporter ATP-binding protein, with product MITAKNIHKQFDKLEVLRGIDLHVAEQEVVVIIGPSGSGKSTFLRCLNLLEEPTSGQITIDGMCITDKGTDINKIRQNVGMVFQRFNLFPHKTALQNITLAPMKVKKMPEHEATKIARDLLAKVGLQEKENVYPDQLSGGQQQRVAIARALAMQPKVMLFDEPTSALDPEMVGEVLGVMKDLAKSGMTMVVVTHEMGFAREVGDRVLFMDEGRIIEQGTPEQIFGNPQNERTRAFLNKIL from the coding sequence GTGATCACAGCTAAAAACATACACAAGCAATTTGATAAATTAGAAGTCCTCCGGGGCATTGATTTACATGTGGCAGAACAGGAAGTGGTGGTAATTATCGGTCCCTCCGGTTCTGGGAAAAGTACTTTTTTACGTTGTTTAAACCTATTGGAGGAACCTACCTCCGGCCAGATCACCATTGATGGTATGTGCATTACTGACAAAGGGACAGATATCAATAAAATCCGGCAAAACGTAGGCATGGTGTTCCAACGCTTTAATTTGTTTCCCCATAAGACCGCCCTGCAAAATATTACTCTGGCCCCGATGAAGGTCAAAAAAATGCCGGAACATGAGGCCACCAAAATTGCTAGGGATTTGCTGGCCAAGGTGGGGTTACAAGAAAAAGAGAATGTGTATCCCGACCAGTTATCCGGCGGTCAGCAACAAAGGGTAGCCATCGCCAGAGCCCTGGCTATGCAGCCCAAAGTTATGTTGTTTGACGAACCCACGTCAGCCCTGGACCCGGAAATGGTGGGGGAAGTTTTGGGGGTTATGAAAGACTTGGCCAAAAGTGGTATGACCATGGTGGTAGTAACCCACGAAATGGGCTTTGCCCGTGAAGTAGGGGACCGGGTGCTATTTATGGATGAAGGAAGAATTATCGAGCAAGGTACGCCTGAGCAAATCTTTGGCAACCCGCAAAATGAACGCACCAGAGCATTCTTAAATAAAATTCTTTAA
- a CDS encoding adenine phosphoribosyltransferase — protein MDFANKIRLIKDFPKPGVNFRDITTLLQDGQAFKAAVDAMTQACADMEIDLIACPEARGFVLGAPLAYNMGKGLVLFRKPGKLPGKTIKHSYQLEYGMDSLEMHEGAILPGQKVLLVDDVLATGGTVAAGVELIKQSGGQVAGVAFLMELLGLGGREKLSDHRVISLIKCDA, from the coding sequence ATGGATTTCGCCAATAAGATACGGCTGATCAAGGATTTTCCCAAGCCGGGCGTAAATTTTCGTGATATTACTACCCTATTACAGGATGGCCAGGCATTTAAAGCAGCGGTTGATGCCATGACGCAGGCCTGTGCAGATATGGAAATAGATCTCATCGCCTGCCCCGAGGCCAGGGGATTTGTGCTGGGAGCACCACTGGCTTATAACATGGGTAAGGGTCTGGTGCTATTCAGAAAGCCGGGCAAGTTACCGGGCAAAACCATTAAACATAGCTACCAATTGGAATACGGCATGGATTCCCTGGAAATGCATGAGGGGGCCATTTTACCCGGCCAGAAGGTACTGTTGGTGGATGACGTATTGGCCACCGGGGGAACCGTGGCGGCGGGAGTGGAACTGATCAAGCAGTCCGGCGGCCAGGTGGCTGGCGTAGCCTTTTTAATGGAACTTTTGGGCCTGGGTGGTCGGGAAAAATTAAGTGACCATCGGGTTATCAGTTTAATAAAATGTGATGCATAA
- a CDS encoding sigma-70 family RNA polymerase sigma factor produces the protein MALISLNMPAVSLKTMPIYGGNMDIQFQNIYSEMFPKLVRQAAFLLGDPAAAEDLAQEAFLRLHGVGLDTVENPAGWLAKVTNNLCFSYLRKESSRRKREEIVCQQDIFASLNVPSAEKLALHREELQLVQKALGQLQPRDRLVLLMKFSGYSYDEIAATVEINRSSVGTILARARERFKREYQLLLIKGV, from the coding sequence GTGGCACTTATTAGTTTAAATATGCCGGCTGTGTCATTAAAGACCATGCCAATTTATGGTGGTAACATGGACATACAGTTTCAAAACATTTACTCGGAGATGTTCCCCAAGCTAGTTCGTCAGGCGGCCTTTCTGTTGGGTGACCCGGCAGCAGCCGAAGACTTGGCCCAGGAGGCCTTTTTAAGACTGCATGGAGTGGGATTAGACACAGTGGAGAATCCCGCCGGCTGGCTGGCCAAAGTCACCAACAATTTATGCTTTAGCTATTTGCGCAAGGAAAGCAGCAGGCGTAAGCGGGAAGAGATTGTATGTCAGCAAGATATTTTTGCCAGTCTAAATGTTCCCTCGGCAGAAAAGTTGGCGCTGCACAGGGAAGAATTGCAGCTGGTGCAGAAGGCTTTGGGTCAACTACAACCCAGGGACCGGTTGGTGTTACTGATGAAATTCTCGGGCTATAGTTATGATGAAATAGCGGCCACCGTTGAAATTAATAGGAGTTCGGTGGGAACCATTTTGGCCCGAGCCCGGGAGCGGTTTAAACGTGAATACCAGTTGCTTTTGATAAAGGGGGTATAA
- the recJ gene encoding single-stranded-DNA-specific exonuclease RecJ: MQRPKKWRVKSPNPALQHIISTELGVSHILAQLLINRGIYTVDQARAFLGSELNRLFSPWLMKDMEKAVERILLAREKGEYILVYGDYDVDGITGTTILVLALRKLGCQVDYFIPHRLEEGYGLNKEALERAVEQGVTLVVTVDCGISGAAEVAAARELSLDIVITDHHEPPDILPPAVAVVNPKRNDCHYPFKELAGVGVALKLIQGLFQRAGLGQREWEEYLDLVCLGTVADIVPLQGENRIIVKHGLDKISNTCRPGLQALIKISGIRSESLGTRELGFGLAPRLNAAGRMGDATLGVELLLASDPTCAEELATTLNKGNQERQQVEAKVLSEAMALLEAHPTMAEDKVLVLSSANWHPGVIGIVASRLVDRFYRPVLMISLEDGKGKGSARSIPGFNLYQAMVNCQDYLQQFGGHAMAAGFSIDADKIDDFRLAINKYADEVLTEELLTPNLDLDAMVQLTDLSLDTVQELDQLSPFGHCNPGPILGCCEATVINCREVGKNGGHLKLRVRGDHVILDGIGFNMASYSEMLATNDTIDMAFVPSINVWHGRASVQLEVKEFKQVGSATSELGDNLDAADPEIQDLLKKSLFLPKEKLRDCSIPTAIGELCRQPERNGSSSFGRPVWAGVIEDYRDYPDRIARLMQILSRGATSLILVESTSQVLQVASLLNYGEHSWRANLAVYHPLLEAKELQQLAAYLQAGKIKLLVSTSLPPTMVSEHPFEQVIFFHLPYQAKELALVPGTGGRLILLGGKAQAPDAQEHIKAMAPDREVLGELFKLLRYKFDKLGQQQVVWEELYQCLREICPRVGSHTVEIGLQIFQELNLIKYEKQGYNYTFKINLDVRSDLQHSSTYKWAQQNRQALIKFQSDYLSATTLQLRQLLQG, translated from the coding sequence ATGCAAAGACCAAAAAAGTGGCGTGTTAAATCACCCAATCCGGCATTACAGCACATTATTTCAACGGAATTAGGCGTTTCCCATATCCTGGCTCAATTGTTAATTAACCGAGGAATATATACCGTTGACCAGGCCAGGGCTTTTCTGGGCAGCGAATTAAACCGGCTGTTCAGTCCCTGGTTGATGAAGGACATGGAAAAAGCAGTGGAGCGTATTTTATTGGCCAGGGAAAAGGGAGAATACATATTAGTTTATGGTGACTACGATGTGGATGGTATAACCGGTACCACCATTTTGGTGTTAGCCCTGCGTAAGCTGGGCTGCCAGGTGGACTATTTTATCCCCCACCGGCTGGAAGAAGGATACGGCCTGAACAAGGAGGCCCTGGAACGGGCAGTTGAACAAGGTGTGACCCTGGTGGTGACGGTGGATTGCGGCATCAGTGGGGCCGCAGAGGTGGCGGCCGCCAGGGAACTGTCTTTGGATATTGTAATTACCGACCACCACGAACCGCCGGATATATTACCGCCGGCAGTGGCAGTGGTGAATCCCAAACGGAATGACTGCCACTACCCCTTTAAAGAATTGGCCGGGGTGGGAGTGGCATTAAAATTAATCCAAGGCTTATTCCAGCGGGCCGGTTTGGGGCAAAGGGAATGGGAAGAATACCTGGATCTGGTCTGCCTTGGTACCGTTGCCGATATTGTACCATTACAGGGTGAAAACCGTATTATCGTTAAACACGGTTTAGATAAAATATCAAACACCTGCCGCCCGGGTTTGCAGGCATTAATTAAGATTAGCGGCATCAGGAGCGAAAGCCTGGGTACCAGGGAATTGGGGTTTGGTTTGGCACCCAGGTTAAATGCCGCCGGCCGCATGGGAGACGCCACCCTGGGAGTAGAATTGCTACTGGCCTCTGACCCCACCTGTGCTGAAGAACTGGCCACCACTTTAAATAAAGGTAACCAGGAACGGCAGCAGGTGGAGGCTAAGGTACTGTCAGAAGCCATGGCATTATTGGAGGCTCACCCGACCATGGCAGAAGATAAAGTTCTGGTGCTGTCATCGGCCAACTGGCACCCGGGCGTTATTGGTATTGTGGCTTCCCGGCTGGTAGACCGTTTTTACCGCCCGGTGCTAATGATTAGCCTGGAGGACGGCAAAGGAAAAGGTTCCGCCAGAAGTATACCAGGCTTTAATTTGTATCAGGCTATGGTTAATTGCCAGGATTATTTACAACAATTTGGTGGACATGCCATGGCTGCCGGATTTAGTATTGATGCAGACAAAATTGACGATTTCAGGTTAGCTATCAATAAATACGCTGATGAAGTACTAACCGAGGAACTGTTAACCCCCAACCTGGATTTAGATGCCATGGTTCAGCTAACGGATTTATCACTGGATACTGTGCAGGAACTGGATCAACTTTCTCCCTTTGGACACTGTAATCCCGGTCCTATCCTGGGGTGTTGTGAGGCCACGGTTATTAATTGCCGGGAAGTAGGCAAAAATGGCGGGCACCTTAAATTAAGAGTGCGGGGAGATCATGTTATTTTAGACGGAATTGGCTTTAATATGGCTTCCTACAGTGAAATGTTAGCCACCAATGACACCATAGATATGGCCTTTGTTCCTTCCATTAATGTCTGGCATGGCCGCGCTTCCGTTCAGCTGGAGGTTAAGGAATTTAAACAAGTGGGCTCTGCCACTTCCGAGTTAGGTGATAATTTAGATGCAGCAGACCCGGAAATTCAGGATCTGCTTAAAAAATCTTTGTTCTTACCTAAAGAAAAACTGCGGGATTGTTCCATTCCAACGGCTATAGGGGAGTTATGCCGGCAACCGGAAAGAAACGGCTCATCTTCTTTCGGCCGCCCGGTATGGGCGGGGGTTATAGAAGATTATAGGGATTATCCGGACCGTATCGCCCGGTTAATGCAGATATTAAGTCGTGGCGCAACCAGCCTGATACTGGTGGAGAGTACTTCCCAGGTGCTGCAGGTGGCCAGTCTTTTAAACTACGGGGAACACAGTTGGCGAGCAAACCTGGCTGTATATCACCCTTTACTGGAAGCCAAAGAACTACAACAATTGGCAGCATATTTACAAGCAGGAAAAATAAAATTGCTGGTTTCTACCAGTCTGCCACCGACCATGGTGTCCGAACATCCCTTTGAACAAGTGATATTTTTCCACCTGCCTTACCAGGCTAAAGAGTTGGCTCTGGTCCCCGGGACAGGTGGCAGGTTAATTCTGTTAGGTGGTAAAGCCCAGGCTCCTGACGCCCAGGAACATATAAAAGCTATGGCACCGGACCGTGAGGTGCTGGGTGAATTATTTAAACTTTTACGATATAAGTTTGATAAACTGGGGCAGCAGCAGGTGGTTTGGGAAGAGCTTTACCAGTGTCTTAGAGAGATTTGCCCCAGGGTGGGTAGCCATACTGTGGAAATTGGTTTACAAATTTTTCAGGAGCTTAATTTAATAAAATATGAAAAACAAGGATATAACTACACCTTTAAGATAAATCTTGACGTGAGATCCGACCTGCAGCATTCTTCTACATATAAATGGGCCCAACAGAATAGACAAGCTCTGATTAAGTTTCAAAGTGATTATTTATCAGCCACAACTCTGCAGTTAAGGCAGCTGCTACAGGGTTAA
- the dtd gene encoding D-aminoacyl-tRNA deacylase: MRAVVQRVLRGSVTVDNEIVGQIGHGLVVLLGVGCGDTVEDAYYLADKISQLRIFDDQECKLNLSVQDVGGSVLAISQFTLFGDCRKGRRPSYSEAARPEEARELYEVFVQRLVSNGLTTATGRFQEHMVVEIINDGPVTLLLDSRKQF, from the coding sequence ATGCGCGCAGTTGTGCAGCGAGTTTTACGAGGTTCGGTTACTGTAGATAACGAAATTGTGGGCCAGATCGGTCATGGTCTGGTGGTGTTGCTGGGGGTTGGCTGCGGGGATACCGTGGAGGATGCCTATTATCTGGCGGATAAAATTTCCCAACTACGTATATTTGACGACCAGGAGTGCAAGTTAAACCTCTCCGTGCAAGATGTGGGAGGCAGCGTACTGGCAATTTCTCAATTTACTTTATTTGGTGATTGCCGGAAAGGCCGGCGGCCCAGCTATTCCGAAGCGGCCAGACCTGAGGAGGCCCGGGAATTATATGAAGTGTTTGTGCAGCGGTTGGTTAGTAACGGTTTGACCACTGCCACCGGCCGTTTCCAGGAGCATATGGTGGTGGAAATTATTAATGATGGACCGGTTACACTATTATTAGACAGTCGTAAACAATTCTAA
- a CDS encoding amino acid ABC transporter permease, with protein sequence MDTLQVIFDALPALLVGLKLTIELTALAVFFGCIIGLFIALARISGIGILKSLAVAYTEFFRGTPLLVQLFMVFFGLPQLIGHPVNAFSVAVVACSLNSGAYVAEIFRAGIQSIERGQMEAARSLGMTYAQAMRYIILPQAFKRVIPPLGNEFIAMMKDTSLVSVIGLAELARTGQLIIATTYRAIEIWLAVALIYLIMTLLISHFFVHRMERRLKTSDHS encoded by the coding sequence ATGGATACATTACAAGTAATATTTGATGCATTACCAGCTTTGCTGGTGGGCTTGAAGCTAACCATTGAATTGACTGCCTTAGCTGTTTTTTTTGGCTGTATCATCGGGTTGTTTATTGCTTTGGCCAGGATAAGCGGTATTGGTATTTTAAAATCACTGGCCGTGGCTTATACCGAGTTTTTTCGGGGAACACCTTTATTAGTGCAGCTGTTTATGGTTTTTTTTGGCTTACCTCAGCTCATCGGCCACCCGGTCAATGCCTTTTCAGTGGCAGTAGTTGCCTGCAGCCTTAACAGTGGGGCCTATGTGGCAGAAATTTTTCGGGCCGGTATACAGTCGATTGAGCGGGGGCAAATGGAGGCCGCCCGTTCCCTTGGTATGACTTATGCACAAGCTATGAGGTATATTATTTTACCTCAGGCCTTTAAAAGAGTTATACCACCCCTGGGTAACGAATTCATTGCCATGATGAAAGATACTTCTCTGGTATCAGTAATTGGTTTGGCCGAACTGGCCCGTACCGGGCAATTAATTATCGCCACTACTTATCGGGCCATCGAGATTTGGCTGGCGGTAGCACTTATATACCTGATTATGACCTTACTAATATCCCACTTCTTTGTTCACCGTATGGAAAGGAGGCTTAAGACCAGTGATCACAGCTAA
- a CDS encoding MBL fold metallo-hydrolase yields the protein MLIETLPVGNLEANCYIIGCPETDQAAIVDPGDEARRILAQVAKLGLTVSAIILTHGHYDHIGAVAELKKATGAPVMIHRQDSEMLTKPALNLSAWLGEDIELKPADRLLEDGDLIKVGNLTLEVLHTPGHTPGGICLKVGGDVFTGDTLFAQSVGRSDFPGGSHTTLINSIKQKLLVLPDDTMIYPGHGPASTIGQEKRLNPYLQN from the coding sequence TTGCTTATTGAAACCTTACCGGTGGGAAATCTGGAGGCTAACTGCTATATTATCGGTTGTCCGGAAACCGACCAGGCAGCTATCGTAGACCCTGGTGATGAGGCCAGACGAATTTTGGCTCAGGTGGCTAAATTAGGCTTAACCGTTTCCGCCATTATTTTAACCCACGGGCATTACGACCATATTGGAGCAGTGGCCGAATTAAAAAAGGCCACCGGGGCCCCGGTAATGATTCACCGGCAGGACAGTGAAATGCTGACTAAGCCGGCCCTTAATCTTTCTGCCTGGTTGGGTGAAGATATTGAATTAAAACCAGCTGACCGGCTGCTGGAGGACGGGGATTTGATTAAAGTGGGCAACTTGACTCTGGAGGTATTACATACACCGGGACATACCCCGGGAGGTATTTGCCTTAAGGTGGGCGGTGACGTCTTTACCGGTGATACCTTGTTTGCCCAATCCGTAGGCCGCAGTGACTTCCCCGGCGGCAGTCACACCACCTTAATTAATTCCATAAAACAGAAGTTGCTGGTGTTACCGGATGACACAATGATTTACCCCGGACATGGCCCGGCCTCCACCATCGGCCAGGAAAAGCGACTTAATCCATATTTACAAAATTAA